From Corallococcus macrosporus, the proteins below share one genomic window:
- a CDS encoding PHP-associated domain-containing protein: MLIDLHAHSHLSKGCELEPRAVLERAAMFGLDAVAFTETNTQDGCDELFEIGAKSKVKVFVGLELVTDKGQYLCFFPKPELAPEPVQMWGSNREKPWSAAECLPKVKALGAAIVAARPFDRDVPNPAMDYVRSLSGVLCAVEGYNAKVKQTANDLAVEAADALKLPCVGGSDARGSLDEMGRGATFFKRDVLTQAQLVEELLKGDYWPVMAGELPRLTRPGEAQAQRKGGGGGGKKQHRRGGRR, from the coding sequence ATGCTCATCGACCTACACGCCCATTCCCATCTGTCCAAGGGGTGCGAACTGGAGCCGCGCGCCGTGCTGGAGCGGGCGGCGATGTTCGGCCTGGACGCGGTGGCGTTCACGGAGACCAACACCCAGGACGGCTGCGACGAGCTCTTCGAGATCGGCGCGAAGTCCAAGGTGAAGGTCTTCGTGGGCCTGGAGCTGGTGACGGACAAGGGCCAGTACCTGTGCTTCTTCCCGAAGCCGGAGCTGGCGCCCGAGCCCGTGCAGATGTGGGGCAGCAACCGGGAGAAGCCCTGGAGCGCCGCCGAGTGCCTTCCCAAGGTGAAGGCCCTGGGCGCGGCCATCGTCGCGGCCCGCCCCTTCGACCGCGACGTGCCCAACCCCGCCATGGACTACGTGCGCTCGCTGTCGGGCGTGCTGTGCGCCGTGGAGGGCTACAACGCCAAGGTGAAGCAGACCGCGAACGACCTGGCCGTGGAGGCCGCGGACGCGCTCAAGCTGCCCTGCGTGGGCGGCAGTGACGCGCGCGGCTCCCTGGACGAGATGGGCCGCGGCGCCACCTTCTTCAAGCGCGACGTGCTCACCCAGGCGCAGCTGGTGGAGGAGCTCCTCAAGGGCGACTACTGGCCGGTGATGGCCGGCGAGCTGCCCCGCCTCACCCGGCCGGGAGAGGCCCAGGCCCAGCGAAAGGGCGGGGGCGGCGGCGGCAAGAAGCAGCACCGCCGCGGCGGCCGGCGCTAA
- a CDS encoding Fur family transcriptional regulator produces MTTHHHSHSHSEKDKDEVLARYMAQHGLKSTRQRSLIIDTFFEVGGHLSVEELWNKVREQDTKVSVATVYRTMKLLNECGLAHARNFGDGQTRYEAAAGREHHDHLICTSCGTIVEFENDRIETLQDAVARKHGFTVTSHKMELYGLCRECQLRGGPPGTEA; encoded by the coding sequence ATGACGACCCATCACCACAGCCACTCCCATTCAGAGAAGGACAAGGACGAGGTGCTGGCCCGCTACATGGCCCAGCACGGCCTGAAGAGCACTCGTCAGCGCAGCCTCATCATCGACACGTTCTTCGAGGTGGGAGGCCACCTGTCCGTGGAGGAGCTGTGGAACAAGGTGCGTGAGCAGGACACCAAGGTGTCCGTGGCCACCGTCTACCGGACCATGAAGCTGCTCAACGAGTGCGGCCTGGCCCACGCGCGCAACTTCGGTGACGGGCAGACGCGCTACGAGGCGGCGGCGGGGCGCGAGCACCACGACCACCTCATCTGCACCAGCTGCGGCACCATCGTCGAGTTCGAGAACGACCGCATCGAGACGCTCCAGGACGCGGTGGCGCGCAAGCACGGCTTCACGGTGACGTCGCACAAGATGGAGCTGTACGGCCTGTGCCGGGAGTGCCAGCTGCGGGGTGGCCCTCCGGGGACGGAGGCCTGA
- a CDS encoding FmdB family zinc ribbon protein, with protein sequence MPIYEYGCSACGKTIDVLQKMSDPTPPACTACGAQGTLSKQVSRSSFHLKGGGWYSDLYGSTKKDGGGSSSSSSSSPSTSAASTTSSSAPAAAAPAAAPAPASGDKS encoded by the coding sequence ATGCCCATCTACGAGTACGGCTGCTCGGCCTGTGGAAAGACCATCGACGTCCTGCAGAAGATGTCGGACCCGACGCCCCCCGCGTGCACCGCGTGCGGCGCCCAGGGCACGCTGAGCAAGCAGGTCAGCCGCTCCAGCTTCCACCTCAAGGGAGGCGGCTGGTACTCGGACCTGTACGGCTCCACGAAAAAGGACGGCGGCGGCTCGTCATCGTCGTCCTCTTCATCGCCGTCCACGTCCGCCGCGTCGACGACGAGCAGCAGCGCGCCGGCCGCCGCGGCTCCCGCGGCCGCGCCGGCGCCTGCGTCCGGCGACAAGTCGTAG